From Spartinivicinus ruber, the proteins below share one genomic window:
- a CDS encoding SpoIIE family protein phosphatase produces MAVESNTLLVIDDETTVRESVVAYLEDSGFSILEAENGVRGLAVFDEHHPDLVICDLRMPKLDGLGVLKQIREKSPETPVIVVSGAGVMSDVVEALRLGASDYLIKPIVDLEVLEHSVNRALENAQLVKDNQRYRESLEEAIQTLRESLEELQADQKAGRQVQMKMLPATPYRYLDYQLSHHISPSLYLSGDFVDYFRLSDHQFAFYLADVSGHGASSAFVTVLLKHMSTRLKREYASRKSDNLIKPSEVFSYINRGLLNTDLGKHVTMFGGIVDTKANTLTYAFGGHFPFPILATDKEVAYLEGYGLPVGLFDDATYNDFTMELPERFALITFSDGIIEVLPHAKLKDKEEYLLSVIRGGAITVEALIEALELKQLKDAPDDIAVLVLARNMS; encoded by the coding sequence ATGGCGGTGGAAAGCAACACACTGCTAGTTATAGATGATGAAACCACAGTGCGTGAGAGTGTTGTGGCTTATCTAGAAGATAGTGGCTTTAGTATTCTAGAAGCCGAAAATGGTGTGCGTGGGCTGGCAGTTTTTGATGAACATCACCCTGATCTAGTGATTTGTGATCTTAGAATGCCAAAGCTTGATGGCTTGGGAGTGCTTAAGCAGATTAGAGAAAAGTCACCCGAGACACCGGTTATTGTGGTTTCTGGGGCGGGGGTTATGTCGGATGTAGTTGAGGCGCTCAGGTTAGGTGCCAGTGATTACCTGATTAAACCCATTGTTGATTTAGAAGTGCTTGAGCATTCCGTCAATCGTGCGCTTGAAAATGCACAGCTTGTGAAAGATAACCAGCGCTACCGGGAAAGCCTGGAAGAGGCTATCCAAACCTTACGCGAAAGCTTGGAAGAACTTCAAGCCGATCAAAAAGCCGGACGGCAGGTGCAAATGAAAATGTTGCCGGCAACTCCCTATCGTTATTTAGATTATCAGTTATCTCACCATATCAGCCCTTCGCTTTATTTAAGTGGTGACTTTGTTGATTATTTTCGTTTATCAGATCACCAGTTTGCTTTTTATTTAGCCGATGTTTCTGGGCATGGTGCTTCTTCAGCATTTGTTACAGTGTTGCTTAAGCATATGTCTACTCGGCTTAAGCGTGAGTATGCTAGTCGAAAAAGTGATAATTTAATCAAGCCTTCTGAGGTGTTTAGCTATATCAATCGTGGCCTACTTAATACCGACCTAGGTAAACATGTTACGATGTTTGGCGGTATTGTTGATACTAAAGCAAATACGCTAACGTATGCATTTGGGGGACACTTTCCCTTTCCAATATTGGCAACTGATAAAGAGGTTGCCTATCTTGAAGGGTATGGGTTGCCAGTGGGATTATTTGATGATGCTACCTATAACGACTTTACTATGGAGTTACCAGAAAGGTTTGCGCTAATAACTTTTTCTGATGGCATCATTGAAGTACTTCCACATGCTAAATTAAAAGACAAAGAAGAATATTTGTTGTCAGTGATTAGAGGTGGGGCCATTACCGTTGAAGCCTTAATTGAGGCGTTAGAGCTTAAGCAGCTAAAAGATGCGCCTGATGATATTGCGGTGCTGGTATTGGCCAGGAATATGTCATGA
- a CDS encoding STAS domain-containing protein, with translation MTVGKIQFAESEGTYILKFVGDVRLTLCSTLDTFLDKMFAQPDFRSVIVDLTETEGIDSTSLGLLAKLSIQAKRRFGLIPTIVSTNEDINRVLLSMGFDQVFILVRDQLQENQAMNELPCQECSEQVAKEKVLDAHKVLMSLNEKNRNTFKDLVKSLECDS, from the coding sequence ATGACTGTAGGTAAAATTCAGTTTGCTGAGAGTGAAGGCACTTACATTTTAAAGTTTGTAGGTGACGTGCGGCTAACCCTTTGTTCTACGCTGGATACCTTCCTCGATAAAATGTTCGCTCAGCCAGACTTTCGTTCAGTGATAGTTGACTTAACCGAAACTGAAGGTATTGATAGTACTTCACTGGGGCTGCTTGCCAAGCTTTCCATTCAAGCCAAAAGGCGCTTTGGGTTGATACCAACCATTGTCTCAACTAATGAAGATATTAATCGAGTCTTGTTAAGTATGGGATTTGATCAGGTATTTATTTTGGTAAGAGATCAACTTCAAGAAAATCAGGCAATGAACGAGCTGCCTTGTCAGGAATGCTCAGAGCAAGTGGCGAAGGAAAAAGTGCTTGATGCTCATAAAGTATTGATGAGCTTAAATGAAAAAAATCGCAATACTTTCAAAGACTTAGTAAAAAGCTTGGAGTGTGATAGTTAA
- the tal gene encoding transaldolase yields the protein MSNQLAQLKTMTTVVADTGDIEAIKRYQPVDATTNPSLLLKAAALPRYQPLLKEAIQWAKQRGGNNQEMLANTVDKLAVSIGCEILKVIPGRISTEVDARLSFDTQASINKAKQLIDLYQVAGIDKERILIKIASTWEGIEAARVLEKEGIECNLTLMFSFAQAAACADAGAFLISPFVGRILDWYKKVSGKDHYSAHEDPGVLSVTQIYNYYKQFGYNTVVMGASFRNIGEIQQLAGCDRLTISPQLLAELEATEDPLERKLNAENCGAQYEKYAVSEQQFRWDMNEDAMATEKLAEGIRNFAADQVKLEKQLAQLG from the coding sequence ATGAGTAACCAACTAGCTCAGCTTAAAACAATGACAACGGTTGTAGCAGATACAGGTGATATAGAAGCGATTAAACGTTATCAACCAGTTGACGCGACCACCAACCCTTCGCTGCTATTGAAAGCCGCTGCTTTACCTCGATATCAACCACTACTTAAAGAAGCTATTCAGTGGGCTAAACAGCGAGGAGGCAACAATCAGGAAATGCTGGCCAATACTGTTGATAAACTGGCAGTTTCCATTGGCTGTGAAATTCTAAAAGTGATTCCTGGTCGTATTTCCACAGAAGTAGATGCAAGGCTTTCATTTGATACCCAAGCCTCCATCAACAAAGCCAAACAACTGATTGACTTATATCAAGTAGCCGGTATTGATAAAGAACGCATCCTGATCAAAATTGCCTCTACCTGGGAAGGTATCGAAGCCGCTCGGGTATTAGAAAAAGAAGGTATTGAGTGCAACCTAACACTGATGTTTAGTTTTGCCCAAGCAGCCGCTTGCGCAGATGCAGGAGCGTTCCTAATTTCACCTTTTGTTGGTCGTATTTTGGACTGGTATAAAAAAGTCTCAGGCAAAGACCATTACTCTGCTCATGAAGATCCAGGGGTTTTATCAGTTACCCAAATTTATAACTACTACAAGCAGTTTGGTTACAACACAGTGGTGATGGGTGCCAGCTTCCGTAATATCGGTGAAATACAACAACTGGCAGGCTGTGACCGTCTCACTATCAGCCCACAGTTACTGGCTGAGCTAGAAGCGACTGAAGATCCACTAGAAAGAAAACTGAATGCAGAGAATTGCGGTGCCCAATACGAAAAGTATGCCGTTAGCGAACAGCAATTCCGCTGGGATATGAATGAAGATGCTATGGCTACTGAAAAACTGGCTGAAGGCATTCGAAACTTTGCGGCAGACCAAGTCAAACTTGAAAAACAATTGGCTCAGCTAGGCTAA
- the dusA gene encoding tRNA dihydrouridine(20/20a) synthase DusA has product MQTKSSKTLNRTFAVAPMMDWTDRHARYFLRLISKHSLLYTEMVTTGAILHGDRQRFLDFNAEEHPLAIQLGGHEPDELAKCAKIAEEWGYDEVNLNVGCPSDRVQNGRIGACLMAEPKTVADCIKAMQDACSVPVTVKHRIGINGQESFEQLVEFVSTIAETGCDTFIVHARIAILEGLSPKENREIPPLKYDWVYQLKSLFPSLSIIINGGITTLGQVQEHLIHVDGVMVGRAAYQTPYLLADVDKLLYQCKKPAPNRHQVIEQFIPYIEQQMATGTRLHHLTRHILGLFQGLPGARLFRRHLSENTHKPNASIDVLKTALSKCTELSLT; this is encoded by the coding sequence ATGCAAACGAAAAGCAGTAAAACCTTGAACCGAACTTTTGCCGTTGCACCCATGATGGATTGGACGGATCGTCATGCACGCTATTTTCTTCGTTTAATTTCTAAGCACAGCCTGCTGTATACTGAAATGGTGACCACAGGAGCCATTCTTCATGGAGATCGTCAACGTTTTTTAGACTTTAATGCTGAAGAACACCCCCTAGCTATCCAGCTAGGGGGCCATGAACCAGATGAACTGGCTAAGTGCGCCAAAATCGCTGAAGAATGGGGCTATGATGAGGTTAATTTAAATGTTGGCTGCCCCAGTGACCGAGTCCAAAATGGGCGCATTGGTGCCTGCCTGATGGCTGAGCCGAAAACGGTAGCTGACTGCATTAAAGCTATGCAAGACGCTTGTTCAGTGCCTGTTACTGTTAAACACCGGATTGGAATTAATGGCCAGGAGTCTTTTGAGCAGCTTGTTGAGTTTGTTTCAACGATAGCTGAAACTGGCTGTGACACCTTCATTGTCCATGCTCGGATTGCCATCTTGGAAGGCCTTTCTCCTAAAGAGAACCGAGAAATTCCACCACTGAAGTATGATTGGGTTTATCAACTCAAGTCACTATTTCCTAGTCTAAGCATCATTATCAATGGCGGAATCACCACCCTAGGCCAGGTTCAGGAGCACCTTATTCATGTGGATGGGGTGATGGTAGGCCGAGCAGCTTATCAAACACCTTACCTATTAGCAGATGTTGATAAATTACTTTATCAATGCAAAAAACCAGCGCCAAACCGCCACCAGGTCATAGAACAATTTATTCCTTATATAGAACAGCAGATGGCTACTGGTACCAGGCTACACCACCTGACACGACATATTTTGGGTTTATTCCAAGGTTTACCTGGTGCACGGCTGTTCAGGCGCCACTTAAGCGAAAACACCCACAAACCAAATGCCTCAATTGATGTATTGAAAACCGCCTTAAGCAAGTGCACAGAACTTTCTCTTACATAG
- a CDS encoding tyrosine-type recombinase/integrase, whose protein sequence is MLTIVKRPRANGNVAYRAVVRVKWKGKIVYSESRTFDRERLAKAWGKKRELELQTTDGIEKLKVAKVTVAELIERYIQEVDPIKRLGRSKRYTLEQLRCSDLGRKSAVELTSSDVIDHCKIRQSEGAGPATVSQDVTYLRTIFSLCQAAWGMPITSGAIDAARPVLNQLGLIGKSSRRDRRVTPDEINQLSAAFKERFSNRQANIPMSDIFEFAIETAMRQNEICSLRWEDLNLDKKTIVIRERKDPKNKHNNHQEVPLLGKALGIVLKQPQVSDLIFPYNSKSVGAAFTRVVRSLGIHDLRFHDLRHEAASRLFEQGYDIQEVALVTGHKDWNMLRRYTQIKPESLHR, encoded by the coding sequence ATGTTGACCATTGTAAAGCGTCCACGTGCAAATGGAAATGTCGCTTATCGGGCCGTGGTGAGAGTAAAGTGGAAAGGCAAGATTGTCTATTCTGAATCGCGCACTTTTGACCGGGAAAGGCTGGCCAAAGCTTGGGGGAAGAAGCGGGAATTAGAGCTTCAGACTACGGATGGTATTGAAAAACTGAAGGTAGCCAAGGTCACGGTTGCAGAGTTGATTGAACGCTACATCCAAGAAGTTGACCCAATTAAGCGATTAGGGCGAAGCAAGCGTTATACCTTGGAGCAGTTGAGATGTTCTGATCTTGGTAGGAAATCAGCGGTAGAGCTAACTAGCAGTGATGTAATCGATCATTGCAAGATTCGTCAGTCTGAAGGAGCAGGTCCGGCTACGGTTAGCCAGGATGTGACTTACCTAAGAACCATATTCAGCCTTTGCCAAGCAGCATGGGGGATGCCTATTACCTCAGGTGCGATTGATGCTGCAAGACCAGTACTTAATCAGTTGGGGCTTATCGGTAAATCGAGTCGACGTGATCGACGAGTTACACCCGACGAAATCAATCAGTTGTCAGCAGCCTTTAAAGAAAGATTCTCAAATCGACAAGCAAATATTCCAATGAGTGATATTTTTGAATTTGCTATCGAAACGGCTATGCGGCAAAACGAAATCTGCAGCTTGCGCTGGGAAGACCTGAATCTGGACAAGAAAACGATTGTTATCCGTGAGCGGAAAGATCCAAAAAATAAACACAACAATCACCAGGAAGTGCCGCTGTTGGGTAAGGCATTGGGTATTGTTCTCAAACAACCCCAGGTGTCGGATCTGATTTTTCCCTATAACTCTAAATCTGTAGGGGCTGCCTTTACACGTGTGGTGCGGAGTTTGGGTATACACGACTTACGTTTTCATGACCTTCGTCATGAGGCAGCGAGTAGGCTCTTTGAGCAGGGATATGATATTCAGGAAGTGGCATTGGTGACTGGGCATAAGGACTGGAACATGCTACGTCGGTACACTCAGATTAAACCGGAATCGTTACATCGCTAG
- a CDS encoding IS1595 family transposase, protein MAINKVQFQKGLSLNEFLKQYGTEEQCFNTLYKLRWPEGFQCPNCGYDKCCQLTTRKLQQCYKCHQQTSVTAGTIFESTKLPLKTWFQGMYLISQDKKGISAIELHRHLGISYQAAWRMKHKLMKVMQEREGTKQLSGFIEIDDAYLGGERTGCKRGRGADGKIPFVAAVETTKQGQPTRIKLSILKGFNKEEITAWSRQNLAKGSTVISDGLACFNGVIEAGCLHDKIVCGGGRASVEEPEFYWVNTILGNLKSALRSTYHAIRAKYAQRYLAEFQYRFNRRFSLVEFIPRLAFVALRTPPLPGKLLNIA, encoded by the coding sequence ATGGCTATCAACAAAGTTCAATTTCAAAAAGGCCTGAGTTTAAACGAGTTTCTCAAACAATATGGTACAGAAGAACAATGCTTTAATACCTTATACAAATTGCGATGGCCAGAAGGTTTTCAGTGCCCCAATTGTGGATACGACAAATGCTGTCAACTCACTACTAGAAAGCTTCAGCAGTGCTATAAATGTCACCAGCAAACATCTGTAACTGCAGGTACTATCTTTGAATCAACCAAATTACCATTAAAGACTTGGTTCCAAGGGATGTATTTGATCTCCCAAGACAAAAAAGGTATATCAGCCATAGAATTACATCGCCATTTAGGTATTTCCTATCAAGCTGCCTGGAGAATGAAACATAAGCTCATGAAAGTGATGCAAGAAAGAGAAGGCACCAAGCAATTGTCGGGTTTTATTGAAATTGATGATGCCTATCTTGGTGGCGAGCGTACAGGTTGCAAAAGAGGTAGGGGAGCAGATGGGAAAATACCTTTTGTAGCAGCCGTAGAAACAACAAAACAAGGTCAACCGACACGAATTAAACTGAGCATTTTAAAAGGGTTTAATAAAGAAGAGATAACGGCTTGGAGTAGGCAGAATTTGGCCAAGGGCAGTACCGTAATCTCCGATGGACTGGCCTGTTTTAATGGTGTCATAGAAGCAGGTTGTCTTCATGATAAAATTGTATGCGGTGGTGGTCGTGCATCAGTAGAGGAACCTGAATTTTATTGGGTTAACACCATCCTTGGAAACTTAAAAAGTGCTTTACGTAGCACTTATCATGCTATTCGCGCTAAATATGCACAACGTTATCTTGCTGAATTTCAGTATCGATTTAATCGAAGATTTAGCTTAGTAGAATTTATTCCTAGGCTAGCATTTGTAGCACTGAGAACACCTCCACTACCAGGTAAGCTACTAAATATAGCTTAG
- the recT gene encoding recombination protein RecT: protein MSRSQQIAQALNQQPISQVPNKKPLPTTIDGMLKDKRFLNQIQAALPKHMTPERMSRIALTEIRKNKMLGECDPLSLFGAIVQSAQLGLEVGSGLGHSYLIPFRNRRENRVDVQFIVGYRGMIDLARRSGQIISLQAHAVYEGDEFDFAYGLEERLHHVPTSDTLNRGSMLGVYALAKLKDGGHQIEVMWKPEVDEVRRQSKAADSGPWKTHYEEMAKKTVIRRLFKYLPVSVEMQKAVTLEEQAHSGESQDHQTMFDEVNVFEGEFSNETEDKKEFVDTETGEVVNQ, encoded by the coding sequence ATGAGTAGAAGCCAACAAATTGCCCAAGCACTTAACCAGCAACCCATAAGCCAAGTTCCCAATAAAAAGCCATTACCTACCACTATTGATGGCATGTTGAAAGACAAGCGGTTTCTCAATCAAATTCAGGCGGCTTTACCTAAGCACATGACACCCGAGCGGATGTCCCGGATTGCCTTGACTGAAATTCGTAAAAATAAAATGCTGGGTGAATGTGATCCCCTTTCCTTATTCGGTGCCATTGTGCAATCGGCTCAACTGGGTTTAGAGGTCGGTTCAGGATTAGGCCACTCCTACCTTATACCCTTTCGCAATCGTCGTGAAAATCGCGTGGATGTACAGTTTATTGTCGGCTATCGCGGTATGATCGACCTAGCCCGTCGCTCAGGCCAGATTATTTCCTTACAAGCGCATGCGGTGTATGAAGGTGACGAATTTGATTTTGCTTATGGTCTGGAAGAACGCCTGCACCATGTACCCACCAGTGACACCCTAAATCGCGGTAGCATGCTGGGTGTTTATGCCCTGGCCAAATTAAAAGACGGCGGCCACCAGATTGAGGTGATGTGGAAGCCTGAAGTAGACGAAGTCCGTCGTCAATCCAAAGCCGCTGACTCTGGTCCCTGGAAAACCCACTATGAAGAAATGGCCAAGAAAACCGTCATCCGTCGTTTATTTAAATACCTGCCTGTTAGTGTCGAAATGCAAAAAGCAGTGACCTTGGAAGAGCAAGCCCATAGCGGTGAAAGCCAAGACCATCAAACCATGTTTGATGAGGTCAATGTTTTCGAAGGTGAATTTAGCAACGAGACTGAAGATAAAAAGGAATTTGTGGATACTGAAACCGGGGAAGTTGTAAATCAATAA
- a CDS encoding YqaJ viral recombinase family nuclease: MDIDAKIHDEYVTALAAQHNVVEMSEEEAWHFNRRMGMGGSDIGAILGLNPYKTPLQVWKEKVGEAGPDQAGEAAYWGTQLEPVVAQEYTKRTGHKVQRINRIIHHADMPWMAANIDRIIWQNGKAPVVKNEIRSKHLLECKTASPFAKEWGEENTDEIPHSYWLQCTWYLAVLNADICDVALLKGGQQYLQYRVERNQQVETMMIKRARQFWFDHVIAGVPPEPTALNEVNEFFKKDNGQSILADRETQVSIEKLKELKSKIKALEKLADVHETKIKKCLGEAAILIDNHGSKLATWKLQNASRFDGKGFKATHPTLAKKFTKTSESRVFRL; this comes from the coding sequence ATGGATATTGACGCAAAAATTCATGACGAATATGTCACGGCCCTGGCAGCACAGCATAATGTAGTTGAAATGTCAGAAGAAGAAGCCTGGCACTTTAATCGTCGGATGGGTATGGGTGGTTCAGATATCGGTGCTATTTTAGGGTTAAATCCCTATAAAACCCCACTGCAAGTATGGAAGGAAAAAGTTGGCGAAGCAGGTCCCGATCAAGCAGGTGAGGCTGCTTATTGGGGAACTCAACTAGAACCGGTGGTTGCCCAGGAATATACCAAGCGTACAGGCCATAAAGTACAACGGATCAATCGTATCATTCACCATGCAGACATGCCCTGGATGGCTGCCAATATTGACCGAATTATTTGGCAAAATGGTAAAGCACCGGTCGTTAAAAATGAAATTCGCTCCAAACATTTATTAGAGTGCAAAACTGCGAGTCCTTTTGCTAAAGAATGGGGGGAAGAAAACACCGACGAAATTCCCCACTCTTATTGGCTGCAATGCACTTGGTATCTGGCTGTCTTAAATGCTGATATTTGTGATGTGGCATTATTAAAGGGCGGTCAACAATATTTGCAATACCGGGTTGAGCGTAACCAACAAGTCGAAACCATGATGATCAAACGCGCTCGCCAATTCTGGTTTGATCATGTCATTGCGGGTGTACCCCCTGAACCAACGGCCTTAAATGAAGTGAATGAATTTTTCAAAAAGGATAATGGCCAATCGATTTTAGCTGACCGCGAAACGCAAGTGTCTATTGAAAAATTAAAAGAACTGAAAAGTAAAATTAAGGCTCTCGAAAAACTAGCCGACGTACACGAAACCAAAATAAAAAAATGCCTGGGTGAAGCCGCTATTTTAATTGATAACCACGGTTCTAAATTGGCTACTTGGAAATTGCAAAACGCCAGCCGATTCGATGGCAAAGGTTTTAAAGCAACCCATCCAACACTCGCGAAAAAATTTACTAAAACAAGCGAAAGCCGGGTATTTCGCCTTTAA
- a CDS encoding S24 family peptidase, producing MTSFGERLKARRKELEMTQNALGKEVGVSGAAISQLEKGDTKGSKGENLFALARALQCSPEWLLTGNEQLTPEKPMVIPGPPVTGVYPLISWEQLNEAGSIKKLPIDGAPTYPSITPCSESTFILPVSGISMAPKFDEGEMIYVDPEKPFKNGSYVVAKASGEAVLRQLIQEGTRLFLKPANPNWPEQLIEIDAPDIFGVVISSVTLV from the coding sequence ATGACTAGCTTTGGCGAAAGGCTAAAAGCACGAAGAAAAGAGTTAGAAATGACTCAAAACGCACTGGGCAAAGAAGTGGGTGTATCTGGTGCAGCTATAAGTCAGCTTGAAAAAGGAGATACCAAAGGCTCTAAAGGAGAGAACCTATTTGCATTGGCTAGAGCTTTGCAGTGCAGTCCAGAGTGGCTTCTGACTGGTAATGAGCAACTAACACCAGAAAAACCAATGGTGATACCTGGACCACCAGTAACAGGTGTTTATCCACTTATCTCATGGGAGCAGCTTAATGAAGCTGGCTCAATTAAAAAGTTACCTATTGACGGTGCGCCCACTTACCCATCAATTACTCCATGCAGTGAAAGTACATTCATCTTGCCAGTCTCAGGTATCAGCATGGCTCCTAAGTTTGATGAAGGAGAGATGATTTACGTAGATCCAGAGAAACCTTTTAAAAATGGATCTTATGTAGTGGCAAAAGCGTCAGGTGAAGCTGTTCTTAGACAACTTATACAAGAAGGGACAAGGCTATTTCTTAAACCAGCTAACCCCAACTGGCCTGAACAGCTCATTGAAATTGATGCGCCAGATATCTTTGGTGTTGTTATTTCATCTGTCACCCTAGTTTAA
- a CDS encoding Cro/CI family transcriptional regulator, with protein MRKVDAINYFGTASNLAKALGIKPSAITQWREFVPPLRAFQLEHLTQGKLKARKIPNQATNNTTCVEVSHVPLRSETSSTPIK; from the coding sequence ATGAGAAAGGTTGATGCAATTAATTATTTTGGAACTGCCTCAAATCTGGCTAAGGCTTTGGGTATTAAGCCCTCAGCAATAACACAATGGAGAGAGTTTGTTCCACCACTTCGCGCCTTCCAACTTGAGCACCTCACTCAAGGTAAGTTAAAGGCAAGAAAAATACCAAACCAGGCTACTAACAATACTACATGTGTGGAGGTATCTCATGTACCACTGCGATCGGAAACATCGAGTACACCTATTAAATAG
- a CDS encoding replication protein, which translates to MTEISESCKVFAFPSGEKPEFRKQGESVKVDINNGYMRIANELIEAISRLDISGRQFRILMAVTRKTIGFNLEVDWIAPQQIAELIHYEGDISHIYADLRVLKTRNILLTKGRNKGINLVTSEWVYQKPKAVKTSRKRPQNWQKSATHETSKLAETGQKTSGNPLQKWPKTATNENEKLAENGYSTSGNRPQKLAEIRQTQKTKNTIPKNNNPPMVPPEGENPTNPTSKSRSRSPAKRATPAPEKFQLTPELVQWASEKFIQVDLVIETEKFLDYHRAKGSTFKCWASAWRNWMRNAEKFAAEKQTQSATRSKAGEMDWDDTSWRFNLGL; encoded by the coding sequence ATGACTGAGATTTCAGAATCATGCAAAGTTTTTGCTTTTCCTAGTGGTGAAAAACCGGAGTTTAGGAAGCAGGGGGAGTCGGTCAAAGTGGATATTAATAACGGATACATGCGAATTGCAAATGAGTTAATAGAAGCAATTTCGCGCTTAGATATTAGTGGTCGCCAGTTTCGAATCCTGATGGCCGTTACCCGAAAAACCATAGGTTTCAATCTTGAAGTGGATTGGATTGCGCCTCAACAAATTGCTGAGTTAATTCATTATGAGGGGGATATTTCACATATCTATGCAGACTTGCGGGTATTAAAAACGAGAAACATTTTATTAACGAAAGGGAGAAATAAGGGTATCAATTTAGTGACATCTGAGTGGGTTTACCAAAAACCTAAGGCAGTTAAAACTAGCAGAAAACGGCCACAAAACTGGCAGAAATCGGCTACTCATGAAACGTCAAAACTAGCAGAAACCGGCCAAAAAACTAGCGGAAATCCGCTACAAAAGTGGCCGAAAACGGCTACAAATGAAAACGAAAAACTAGCAGAAAACGGCTACTCGACTAGCGGAAATCGGCCACAAAAACTAGCAGAAATCCGCCAGACACAAAAGACAAAAAACACTATACCAAAAAACAATAACCCCCCTATGGTCCCCCCCGAGGGGGAAAACCCAACCAACCCGACTTCGAAATCACGATCTCGATCGCCAGCGAAGCGAGCCACCCCAGCGCCAGAAAAATTCCAGTTGACTCCCGAGCTGGTTCAGTGGGCTAGCGAAAAATTTATCCAGGTTGATCTCGTGATCGAAACCGAGAAATTCTTGGATTACCACCGAGCCAAAGGTTCCACGTTCAAGTGCTGGGCGTCGGCTTGGCGCAACTGGATGCGAAACGCTGAGAAATTCGCGGCTGAAAAACAAACGCAATCTGCAACCCGCTCCAAGGCTGGAGAAATGGACTGGGATGATACCAGCTGGCGGTTTAACCTAGGACTGTGA